Below is a genomic region from Miscanthus floridulus cultivar M001 chromosome 1, ASM1932011v1, whole genome shotgun sequence.
AATGTTTATCAACTCGAAATGCATAATCCACATGCCTCAGAAAGTATTTTTTTCTAATCTAACACCACAACAAGCAACAAGGACATGATGTAAACCATAGTGGTGAATGCAATAAATACATACCCATTCACCTGGGCACAGGGATCGATAGTACTTGGCAAACTTATCACACTCAGGTGCATCCTCACCTTTTGCAGCCACACACCTGATTAAATAACCAGAGTTATGAGAAGACTTATCACAATGATCCTTATTTATCTCGATTTTATGAAATATCACAATGACAAACCCTACCTGTGGTATTCAACATAGCGTGTGAAACAGTGCCTCGTTTGATTTGTTGTTGGGAAACGAAAATCTGCTGGAGCTGTTTCAATCTGTATATTGAAATTTCAAAGCATTTAGCATCCATCAACATGAAACTACAAAGTGATATCACCATCAGTTTTTTTTGGCAGCAACAAACCTTGATCTCAGGTTTCTCAGCCTCTTCCTCCTCGGCAGTCTCACTTGCTTCCTCTGCAGCAGGTGTTCCCTCTGCAGCAGTGTTAGTTTCTTCAGCTTCTGACTTTTCAGCAATATCTTGTACTTCAGAAGTTTCATTCTTGTCTTCTACAGATGGAGGAGTTTCATCATTGGTTGAGGGAGCAGCTTCAGTCTCAGTACCACTAGAGGGCTTCTCCTCAGCTGCCTTTTGGACTGGAACTTCTTGTGATGGAAGTGAATATTCCTACAAATGAAGCATGAATTCAATAACACTAATTATGGATCACAAAATTGAAATAAAAGCACAAATCAAATAGGAACGAGCTTGCAGAAGAACTAGTGTATTATTCATCACATACAACTAGTGAAGTTTAAGACAAGCAACTCACATCAAAAGAGATCAATTTTTGCATCTCAGATATAACATGAAAGTAAGCAAGGCAACATACAATGCAACTTTGAGAAATGAACTTATTGACACATATGTAGCCATGATGGTGTACTACACTTAAGATTCCTTACAAATTCTTGCAAGCCACAGCCGATGAAAttgttgtaacttgtaagtgaAAACTGTATTCAAGAAAGGAGTACATGTAGAAGCCTTACTCAATAACCTTCACCTGTATTAAACAGCTAAGTCCAATTTCATATTGACTAAATTGTCCCAACTCATATACAACTAGTGCAGTGTAGCAATTACCAAGCAAGAAGTACATGAACCCATATAACCAGCCCCATCAGATTAAAATATATAACAACACAACCAACTTCAACATAGGGGACCAATTTTACATGTGCACTCAAAAGTTCCATACAAAGGTTGTAAATATGAGCACATCAGGATGCTATGATCTAGTAAACATTGGACAGCAACAGATGAAAATAAGAATAGATAAACAATATTCGATGCTGATCACATAAAGAAAATGGTGAATATGAATGAGAACATTCTTGTACAGAAAAAATTCAAAATAAAAGTCAAAGTTAGCAGATATTTGCAAATGAGGTGAGTACCACTCATAATTCTTGTAAATTTTAGAAGAATTTGGGCACCGAGTGGTCAATACTTAGCTACAAAAAACCTAGGAATCAAAATAATAAATTAGAAATTTTCTATAAACTAGATATTTTGAAAAGAATCAGGTAATAAGAACACATGTCCTTTGTAAAAGACTAAAAGGAAAGATATTAGCATAGTGGCACTATCCTTTCCTTACAAAGAACATATCTAATACTAAAAAATACGTCCCAAAATATCTAATCACAAGAAAAAGTTCATAACTATTTTGAAACCACAGGACTCATAGCAAAATACATTGTGTTGCATAACCGCCAGCTCTTCTAGAGCATTTATGCATCACCATCTCCTTTCTAGATTACCAGAAATCCTTATAGCCCATCAGCCTTGATGGCTTTCATCCTAAAATCTACAAGACTACTCAAAagctactactccctccatcccaaaaagaaAAGGCGTGTCCAGGTTCAAAGCTAGAATTGCGTtttttttaggacggagggagtacacgtTTAGGCACCAAACTTGCACGAGAGACTACTAAGCACCACCACCAACTATGGCATACCTAACACAAACTTCGAATCTATCAGCATTCCACAAGGGCCTAGTTAACACGTAACACGACTACCAAACAAAATCGAAACTAGAAGCAGGTAACCTGATGTTCTTCCTCCACTCAAAACCCTTAACATCTGCGCATATACAAGTCCCAAAATCCCACCAAATCGACCACTCGCTGTTTCGGAATCAACAGCGGCAAACAAACGATCCCTACTAGCAAACCCAAATCCGGACGCCGAGCATAACCCGATCCCGCACGGTGCCATCGGAGAAACGCAGATCTGGGGGCGCCCGCTAGATCCGTCCCAACGGGGTCGCGAAGTCCAGATCGGGAGGTGTGGGCACGAGACGAGATGATGGACTAGAGTAGTCGAGGTGTTGCGTACCTCAGCGAGGGACGGCGTCTTGGCTTCCGCGGCCATGGGCGCAGCAGCAGCCTCGAAGCTTCTAGAAGTGGCGGCTGCGACCTGCGAGAGTGCGGGAGAAGAGGGGAGGAGTCGGCTCGGGCCTCGGAGCGATAGAAAAGGGTGGGCGTAAGCCGAAGCGAGGGGCTTTTCCGGGGGCCTGCTGAGGTGCTACGAGCGATCTGGGCCGTTCTATCGGAAAGCAACGGACATGAGGCAATATACTGAATCAGTCCGTCTCCCGTAATCAACCTATTATATATATTATAGGAGAGTATTgagagactattctttatttctttaaatattgaTAATTATAATATAGAGCtctcatgtatatatatatatagtcccgTTAAGATCTAAGAGTTTAGTAAAAGTCCACGTATAAACGGATTAGGATTATGATTCcattttctccttttcttttagatagagtccgtatgttttacaacactTCTCCTTGGACGATTACCACGATATGCatatgcctcattaaaaactccaTCAAAAAATTCAGTGGGAAAAAACGGTTTTTAGAGAAAAGAGTACATCACATTCGTTAATTGTATTGATGTTCTCTCATTAGAAATATTATGtgagaaaccttcaagtaaaaactcacgtagaaaaaaaaagagtataacatttaACCTTTTTGTCATGTATTTTTCAGAatattctattcttcatgaaTATATATTGATCTTCATGATCTATGCATAAACTTTAGTGTTTTAGCAAATATGATCTACTTGATCTTTATAATTCTAGTGGTTTACCTTCCAGGTAGATTCAATAAAATATGCTCTCCCTCATACAGTCAAATTTTGAACTTCATTGCTCAAACCACACTTTTCATAAAATATGTGCTTAATTAATGATATGTAGTACCAAAACGTTGGCTAATAATTCTTCTATGAATTATATCGGTataaacaagagcaatatgcttTATGCATAATgaccacttattagttgtgcaaaacaaataaatTTTATCCTTCTGGGTAATAAATCCTTTCAGAGGATTATGGAGTAAATAAGtaatattcaatatcttctacATAGTGTATCAAACTTATAATAGAGTTTGAATACTTATAATTCTTCCTTAGTGGATTTTCAAAATATGTGTTCTATAAATCTTTGAAATTTTGAGTataccactaaataataaatctAGTCTTGCATTTGACATTTAGGGGAGTAATTCAATTGCTAAAGTCATCATTATTCttattcttataccttctatggtatttagagGATATCAACACTTCTTTGCTAGCTTTCAATATACACTTTTCTGAGTGCTTGTATGACACCTTCATGGTGTTTAGGGTTTctcattttttttctctcaaGTCTACATTCACTTTAGGTATTACTGGTGTTTATTCAAGAATTAACTGGTAAATCTTTTATGGATTAAATCCTTCGAGGATATTCTCATTCTTAGTGAACAACATTCCTCTTTCATGAGATATATTATCTGCTTCATGAGAGATTACTATGTGATATACATAATTGAATAGTGTCATTCACTATAAAGTCATTCTATGACTTTTATTCCTTTTAGGATATGCTCTTCTTGAGACTTCAATATTCATTTAGGAATATATTCTATCTTAGACTTTTTAATACTTAGTATGATATTTTTATATGTTGCGATTTATATTCTTCAGGAATATATGGATCTTCATAATCTATTTATTAACTGCATATTCCATATTCATTAATTTTATTTGCCCGAGATATAGTAGAACACTTATTTCTTCTTAGTAGGGATTCAATAGcaattgctttcttcattgaTCCGATATAATCGCTACATGTGACTTTGCCATGGACTTTGTTTTCCAGATACGAGTTCTCATAAGAGAAATATTTGCAATTATAGAGGTAACGTTATCGATaactattatttttctctcaattTTCTCATAATATGAGATTATTCTATCTCTTTGTTATTTTCCAAACAAGAGATGATTTATTGTTCTGCATACCTATGGCAGAATCGTCCGAAATAAAACTCctttggaggcgctcgtcttccatcagacactaagcacctcaaaagttagctacatcggatggTTCTGTTGAGCAcatcccaagggagaactcgaataatccacgttttttatccagaatccaataataagtacgagtttataatacttaaaccatttcatacaacaagagttctcaaaaatacattattataataccaagttcAAAGTACGGAATTTAACAGCGAAATCGAAATAAACAtataacgataagatacaaggatccgtctatacccaccagaagaatcctacACACAACAAttattcctcaagctgcacctacaacaagagtaaataaaccctgagtacacaatttactcgcaagacttacctgactagtgagaataattttccaactccaaatgatatgataaactttatggtttgttgggtttcctttttacgtaaagcattactaatagtgaatccttatgtatgtttcttattagcagtccagATTAGTTCATTAGttaactattctatgtaagcacatgttctaccttTAAGctagagttgagcaatcagatctatttcaccatcgtttatctttcagttcttactacggtgctagatcgtagacaagtcgtatTGTATTACAcgatgattcatgaaccaatatattccagctgggtaccccaaaatatACGCCCCGCTTGTATCCTAGGCACAAGTAAGACCAGTCCATCACTCTTCTATCAAGGGGTCTTGGTCTccgttcaaacttggactccaagcccccactcctgagttccgaactcagtgtggtgcttagacctccaccatctctgcctctaattagttggtccagaaagagcgAGAACCCATGAtgagagagcaacaagtcttcctgctcccataagtaaatatgtgttcaggataatgagTCTATAATCTGACTAGAATATAatacaacgatcggtccttaatcgacacggacagagAAAATattataaccaagctatgctccaTTGGCCGTGGGTCATAACCTATTACATCCACCAATACTCGTACCATATCCGTGCACGGTCTCTATTTTCtttcactattttatcatgagagtaataataataatcacctattatgagtaacggcaggttactcacgctatcgaaaaacctaagcatagcagctactcgcacatgtactagtaggactcataggactgatatattttatgcatgtggtttccataaaatgcctgtaacgtaaatgtgATTATCCAAAATaagagttatgcaccggggcttgtcttgggTAGGTAGGGTGTCAGCTCAGCCAGTCAGTGGTggttctaggacctcctcctacacgaggatatcctcctcatactcctcgatcacctcctcgaagtcgtgatctccgatggtcacgatctccgccaactcgttctctacatgcatacgatgatgatgcaatacttagtattttggcaacaacaactcttaaaataagaatacatatggtaaactactaagctagttgtaatgactaagatactaagctaactatcatcttcatcaagtaaagtgttgggttcaactaacaagcaTCTAGCTTtataaatgaaggatatatctttatttctactaatgatttaatgtatatttgaaacaaagagtatTTAaatacccttatgttaagtctatgataaagctacaaaaattatagtgagcacataataatatcatgaagctactgtaaaattttcaaagctaaagctatcaccattttaccacaaaaattcctacaataattaacctaataatattaagcactcttaaataatttaatagctcctggtatcaacagtatatatatgaactaaatacactaacatatagagaaaaattttaggaacttaacaaaatttgttttacaatttttggatacctagtTTATTtaatattaattaccaaagtttagctcagaattaaaataaaaagCTATTTATATTCTACACAAAAAAACATAAAATGATTTTGGCCCAACGTGGCCCACGCGCGGAGGCGGCCTACGACGGGGAGCCTACGCGCGCGCTGGCATTGCTACAAAAATGCCCTAGTGTTTCCAGAAAATCGCGcgaacactacacgtactatttctatagacaacgactttgcaacgAAACCCTCGGATATTTTCACCTTCGCACTAGAGAGGTCCTCAGGATGCCCCGCGCTCGCCGGTGCGACAGGCGATGGCACTAGGCCATACGTCGGCCACCCGAGACCCTTGTAGACCTATCTaggggaccgatgctcacctatgggccaaCACGCGACGATGGGTGGTGGTTGCACGAATGGGGGTTAAGTAGAGCGATGTCTCCCCAGCGACGGACAACTTGCAACAGCAGTAACCGTGTTCCAGTGAGCCATAGCGGTAACATGACAGTAGAGATAGGGGATAAGCACTAGGGGCACACTGTGAATCCGGCCAAAGTGGTGGCTCGGCCGATGACTACTTGAGTAGTGCAGGCCATGTGCATGTGACGAGCACGGCGACGAGCCACGTCGGACACGGCCACGTCAGCGGCAACGGGGAGGTGGTAGCGCTCCCACTAGCATGCGCATGGAGAGAAGGAGCCAAGGCGAGATAGTGGTGTAGAGAAATTTGCACGAGGTAAAGTGGTGGAGGCTAGCCATGACCCGAACGATGACGAGTCTTAACGGCACGACGGCGGGCAAAgcatccaaaattggagctcggctaaGCCACAATCAAAGCGGGGTGGCATCGGCTGGAGAGGGGACGTGAAGGCGGAGACACGAGCataaggaattgatgagaggtacTCGTTCTCTGGCTCGCCATGACACGACTCGACAGCGGTAGAAAAgagagggagaaagaggaaaacagAGAGACAGCACGGCAAGTGGGCTCGGCTCATCCACGCCTTAGTGGGACATGGCCGACTGGACCTAAGGCGACGTCTGCGCACCCACTACACAATAATGCGACCAACCACGTGTGCGCAGAGGCTAGTGGGGGCGCAGCATGCGCAACCACAGCGTCATTAAAGCAAGGCGACGGCGCGGGGCAGCTGAGACAGCCCACGTGTGTGCTAGGACAAGGCGAGCAGTAGCGCAGCACAACGTCGCAGTGGCGTCGGTAGCAGCAGCGTCGCGACACGAGAAGGGTCGATAGTGTGGCCATGACAACAGCGCAGTGCGACCACAGTGGCACCTAAGACGGTAGTGCGATccagatgaaaggtcctaatatggctagagggggatgaatatcctatttaaaaatctacaaatcaactagagcaatttgattagtataacaaatagcgaaatacaaacttgctctagctctacaagggttgcaagccacctatccaacaattctagttgctatgatctctagacacataatttgctatgtcactactcactaagagctctcacacttgctacactaaagatatccactagataaacttaaaacaacaaagcaagctcttaattctaattacactaaagagcttgctacaactagtttataagaatataaataagtgagtagggtgattataccaccgtgtagaggagtgaaccaatcacaagataaatactaaatcaatcatcggaagaataccaaagggcaagagacaaccaatttttctctcgaggttcacgtgcttgccggcacactagtccccgttatgtcgaccaacacttgatggttcgacGGTTAAGAGgtattgcacaaacctcgtccacacaattggacatcgcaagaacctacccacaagtgagataactcaatggCACGAGCAATCCAcgagagttacctttcggtgctccatcgaggaaggcacaagacccctcataatcaccacgattggagccgaagacaatcaccaacctctgctcaacgatcctcactgctccaagtcatctaggtggcaggaaccaccaagagaaacaagtgaatcccacagcgaaacacgaataccaagtgcctctagatgcaatcactcaagcaatgcacttggattctctcccaatctcacaatgataataaatcaatgatggagatgagtgggagatctttggctaagctcataaggttgctatatcaatacaaatggccaagagtcagagcttgagtcggccatgtgaaagctctagtttggttttggttaattgataaaaccctaagtgctaacctagtatatcaaagtgattatgagatatgtagcactactccaagtaatgaagcaatgatgaagattatgatgatggtgatggcatggtgatgatcaaatgcttgaacttggaaaagaagaaagagaaaaataaaaggctcaaggcaaaggtataaatagtaggagccattttgttttaagtgatcgagacacttagcgagtgtgatcacatttaggatagatagccatactattaagaggggtgaaactcgtatcgaaatacagttatcaaagtgccactagatgcatctagtcactttgagctgctgtgtccagtcatcacttgatcgttgagatcaggcgatcaacatttgaagagaggggacatgtggcacacatcgcgtgaccagacgttgagatccagcgtctggtcgatttgaccgaagcatccggtcaccccatgttgtgtcTAGTGAAGGggcacaatggctctattttgtgggagcttctatttaagccccatagccagcttaagctcactctcttggccatttgcattgacgtagcaaccttatgagcttagacaaagccctcccacttatttccatcattgattcatcatctttgggagattgagagagaatccaagtgcattgc
It encodes:
- the LOC136544145 gene encoding cytochrome c oxidase subunit 6b-1-like; the protein is MAAEAKTPSLAEEYSLPSQEVPVQKAAEEKPSSGTETEAAPSTNDETPPSVEDKNETSEVQDIAEKSEAEETNTAAEGTPAAEEASETAEEEEAEKPEIKIETAPADFRFPTTNQTRHCFTRYVEYHRCVAAKGEDAPECDKFAKYYRSLCPGEWVDRWNEQRENGTFPGPL